The sequence below is a genomic window from Candidatus Krumholzibacteriia bacterium.
CGGTCCTTGCGGTCGTCTCGCAGCCTTCCCAGCGAGAGCGAGCATGCATGCACCCGCACATCGACCGCACGGAGACACGCGGATGAGGCTGATCGGGAGCGCTGTCCTCGTCGCGCTCGGATTCCTGGCGGGGACGGGGTCCTTCGCCAAGGAGCTCGAGCTCCCCACCGCGCCGCTGCGGCAGTACTACCAGGCCGAGCGCGAACGGGGCGCGGAACGGTCGGAAGCGCTCGCCCGCGCCCTGGTCCTGGTGTCGCGGCACCAACCGCTGGCAGAGCGACTGGAGCTCCTGCAACGCGCTTCCCTCGCCGACCCCACCTGGGTCGCGCCGCACCTCGAACGCTTCGTCCTCGAACTCCGCCAGCACGACCCGGCGAGCGCTAGCTTGGCGGCCCGCGACGCCGCCCGCTGCGTCTTCGCCGATGCCGTCCAGCAGTCGCGGCTGCTGCAAAAGCTCGAGCGCGGTGCGCACGCTCTCTTGCTGGCCACGCTGGTGACGCTGGTCGTCCTCATGCTCGGGCGGTCGCTCTTCTTCGTGCAACATCTCGCCGAAGCGCAAAGACGCGGCGTGTTCGCCGGCAGTCTCGTGGTCTCCGTGGCACTTCTCTGGTGTCTGTGGCGCTCTCCCTTCGGCGCCATCCTGCTGGCTCTGCTCTGCCTCGCTTCCTTTTCTTCCCGCAAGGAGCGGCGGACCCTGGCGGCGCTGTGTTTCGCCCTGGCCGTGGGCGAGATCCCTCTCCCCTGGCTGCAGACCCACGCCATGCTCCTGGATCCGCGCAGCGCCAGCGCGCGCTTGGCCGCAGCCCAGCACGAGGGCGGCGACCCGCGCCTCGAGGCCAGCCTGGTCCGTGACGTGAGCCATGGGCGGGAACGCGAGCTCGTGCTCGGCTTGCTGGCGCGGCGGCGCGGCGACCTGGCCGGCGCCGAGAGTCATTACAGCGCGGCCCTCGCCGCGGACCCGAACTGGGCTGCACCGTACGTGAATCTCGCCAACGTCTACTTCGTCCGCGGCGACATGCATCGCGCCGCCGCCGGTTATCGGAAGGCGCAATCGCTGGAGCCGGACAACCCCTTCGCCCACGCCAACCTGGCCCAGGCCTACATCCGGCTGCTGCAGTTCGGCGAGGTCGATCAGGAGCTGCATCGCGCGGCGGAGCTGGACTTCGACAGAATCACGCAGCAGCGTGCCGCTTGGCTGCACGGGCAGATCCCGGTGCTCGACGTCGTGCTCGGACCCAAGGAACTGCTGCGTCTGGCCGGGGACGAAGGGCGCGCCAAGCCCCAGCGCGCCGAGATGCTCCTGGAGGGCTGGCGCGGCGCCGGTTGGGACGGTCTCTCGCCGTGGAAGACCGCGACGGTCCTCCTCGGCCTGACCGTGCTGCTGCTATCGCGCTGGCGGGCGCGTTCGCTGGCGTTCGAGTGCCGCACGTGCCGCCGCGTCGTCTGCAGTCATTGCGCTCCGCGTCGCGAAGGGCGCGCGCCTATGTGTCCCTACTGCGAGACCCCCACGCCTCGCTTCGAACGGAACGAGGCGTACGAGGGCGTACTGACGCATCGCTCGCGGCCGCGGCATCAACAAGCGGCACGCTTGGTGGACCGCATGCCGCGCTGGATCGGCACCATCTTCCCCGGGGCGGCCGACCTCACGTGTGGCGCCCCGATGGCGGCTCTGTGGACTCTGCTCCTGGCGTGGGCAGCCTTGCTCACGGCCCATGCCCTCGTGCAAGCCGGCGGCGACCGCACGAGCCCGTGGTTCGTGTCGGCCAACGCCCAGGCCTTGCGCCTGGCCGTCGTGGTCTTTTTCCTGGCCTACCTGCAGGGACTGTTGCGTCTGCGGCGCTCCTGGCGCCGGCTCGGCAACGCTCATCCGGCCGAGGGACGGTGACGTATGCAGGGAGCCCTCCAGGAATTCGGTCTCGCCGAGATCCTCCAGCTCGTGGCGATGCAGCACAAGACCGGGCTCTTGCGCGTCGAGAGCTACGACAAGCTGCTCACCTTCTACTTCGACAAGGGCATGCTCGTCTCTTGTCGGGACCGCCGCCGCATCGGCGACGATCCGCTGCTGGAGTTCATGAAGAAAACCGGCTACCTGGACGCCTGGCAGACCCTGCACCTGACCTTGGAGGTCGAAGAAAACAAGAAGGACGTAGCGGACGTCCTCCTGGACAAGCGCCTGCTCACGCCGGAGGAGCTGCGGCAAGCGGTGCTGGATATGACGCAGGATCTCGTCTTCCGCACCTATAACTGGAAGGAAGGTACCTACCGCTTCCTGGGCGGCGACGATTCGCTCCGCGGCCTGAGCCATACCGTAGGGCTGAAGATGGAGGCGGTGCTTCTGGAAGCGGCGCGTCGCGTCGACGAGTGGCCGCACATCCTCACCAAGCTCCCCAGCCCGCAGGCCCTGCTGGCGCCGATCACCACCCTGCCGACCTCGCTGGACGAGCGCTCGCAAACGCTGCTCTCGAAGCTGCGCAGTCCGATGCGCCTGGCCGAGCTCGTCGCCTGCGGCCGCTTGCCCGAATACGAGGTGTACGAGATCGTCGCCGCCG
It includes:
- a CDS encoding DUF4388 domain-containing protein — its product is MQGALQEFGLAEILQLVAMQHKTGLLRVESYDKLLTFYFDKGMLVSCRDRRRIGDDPLLEFMKKTGYLDAWQTLHLTLEVEENKKDVADVLLDKRLLTPEELRQAVLDMTQDLVFRTYNWKEGTYRFLGGDDSLRGLSHTVGLKMEAVLLEAARRVDEWPHILTKLPSPQALLAPITTLPTSLDERSQTLLSKLRSPMRLAELVACGRLPEYEVYEIVAAAVDAGLTSILEMPRPVEIPKAAPVAAALSTPAPRPVPRRRLGLGLRAMPQPSILFWALALIALGCALMILGLRDGGSRAARTEIEVYTARATLQRDLETYRALQGRYPASLQELADMQLTSPSVVVRAGVVNYTRGARGKSFDLDYTGADKKR